The following coding sequences are from one Streptomyces dengpaensis window:
- the pgeF gene encoding peptidoglycan editing factor PgeF, which translates to MIGQRDTVSGAHFAFTDRWGGVSAAPYEELNLGGAVGDAAESVLTNRALAAKSLGLEADRVVWMNQVHGNDVAEVDGPWTTRITPPVDGLVTATRGLALAVLTADCVPVLLADPVAGVVAAAHAGRPGMVAGIVPAAIDAMKSLGAEPSRIVARTGPAVCGACYEVPEAMRAEVSAVEPAAYAETSWGTPSVDVSAGVHAQLERLGVRDRVQSPVCTLESEDHFSYRRDRTTGRLAGYVWLD; encoded by the coding sequence GCGCGCACTTCGCCTTCACCGACCGGTGGGGCGGGGTGAGCGCCGCTCCGTACGAGGAGCTCAATCTCGGCGGAGCGGTCGGCGACGCGGCCGAGTCCGTCCTGACCAACCGGGCGCTGGCCGCCAAGTCCCTGGGACTCGAAGCCGATCGCGTCGTGTGGATGAACCAGGTGCACGGCAATGACGTCGCCGAGGTCGACGGGCCGTGGACCACCCGGATCACCCCGCCCGTCGACGGTCTGGTGACCGCGACCCGGGGACTCGCCCTCGCTGTACTCACCGCCGACTGCGTGCCCGTCCTGCTGGCGGACCCGGTCGCCGGGGTGGTCGCCGCGGCCCACGCGGGACGGCCGGGCATGGTCGCCGGAATCGTTCCCGCCGCCATCGACGCCATGAAGTCGCTCGGCGCCGAGCCGTCCCGGATCGTCGCCCGCACCGGACCCGCCGTCTGCGGCGCGTGCTACGAGGTGCCCGAGGCGATGCGCGCCGAGGTGTCCGCCGTCGAGCCGGCGGCGTACGCCGAGACGAGTTGGGGCACACCGTCGGTCGATGTGAGCGCCGGAGTGCACGCGCAGTTGGAACGGCTCGGGGTGCGCGACCGGGTGCAGTCGCCGGTGTGCACGCTCGAGTCGGAGGACCACTTCTCGTACCGCCGCGACCGCACAACCGGGCGGCTCGCGGGTTATGTCTGGCTGGACTGA
- a CDS encoding YggS family pyridoxal phosphate-dependent enzyme → MTDRKTQLAENLAKVEERITAACVAAGRKREEVTLIVVTKTYPASDVRILSELGARHVAENRDQDAAPKAAACSDLPLSWHFVGQLQTNKVRSVVGYADFVQSVDRSKLVTALSKEAVRAEREVGCLIQVALDAEESGRGERGGVGPGGIEELGDLIAHAPGLRLDGLMTVAPLTGPYAGRQQAAFERLMDLSTVLRRAHPAANMVSAGMSSDLEQAVAAGATHVRVGTAVLGVRPRLG, encoded by the coding sequence ATGACGGACCGTAAGACTCAACTCGCCGAAAATCTGGCGAAAGTGGAAGAGCGCATCACGGCGGCGTGCGTGGCCGCCGGGCGCAAGCGCGAAGAAGTGACCCTGATCGTGGTCACCAAGACCTATCCCGCGAGCGATGTGCGGATCCTTTCGGAACTCGGTGCGCGTCATGTCGCCGAGAACCGGGACCAGGACGCCGCCCCCAAGGCCGCGGCATGTTCGGATCTGCCTCTCTCGTGGCATTTTGTCGGTCAGTTGCAGACCAACAAGGTGCGTTCCGTGGTCGGTTACGCGGATTTTGTGCAGTCCGTCGATCGCTCCAAGCTCGTCACAGCTCTGTCGAAGGAGGCGGTGCGGGCGGAGCGCGAAGTCGGCTGTCTCATCCAGGTCGCGCTGGACGCGGAGGAGAGCGGGCGAGGGGAGCGGGGTGGCGTTGGGCCCGGCGGAATCGAAGAGTTGGGCGACCTGATCGCGCACGCTCCGGGTCTGCGGCTCGACGGGCTGATGACCGTCGCGCCGCTCACCGGACCGTACGCCGGGCGCCAACAGGCGGCGTTCGAGCGGCTGATGGATTTGTCGACTGTCCTGCGCCGCGCCCATCCGGCTGCGAACATGGTCTCGGCAGGGATGAGCTCGGACCTCGAACAGGCCGTGGCCGCCGGAGCGACACATGTACGCGTCGGTACTGCGGTACTCGGAGTCCGACCCAGGCTCGGGTAA
- a CDS encoding cell division protein SepF, with the protein MAGAMRKMAVYLGLVEDDGYDGRGFDPDDDFEPELDPEPERDRRRHEPPHQSHQSHKPQRDDSVRVVQPPAPRDPVSHSASLAADSGRPARIAPVASITQERQSLEKNAPVIMPKVVSEREPYRITTLHPRTYNEARTIGEHFREGTPVIMNLTEMDDTDAKRLVDFAAGLVFGLHGSIERVTQKVFLLSPANVDVTAEDKARIAEGGFFNQS; encoded by the coding sequence ATGGCCGGCGCGATGCGCAAGATGGCGGTCTACCTCGGCCTCGTGGAGGACGATGGGTACGACGGCAGGGGATTCGACCCCGACGACGACTTCGAGCCCGAGCTTGACCCGGAGCCCGAGCGGGACCGCCGGCGGCACGAGCCGCCGCACCAGTCACACCAGTCACATAAGCCGCAACGGGACGATTCGGTACGAGTGGTGCAGCCTCCGGCGCCGCGCGACCCGGTGTCGCATTCCGCTTCGCTCGCCGCTGATTCGGGGCGTCCGGCGCGGATCGCCCCCGTGGCATCCATCACACAAGAACGTCAAAGCCTGGAGAAGAACGCCCCGGTGATCATGCCCAAGGTCGTGTCTGAACGAGAGCCGTACCGGATCACCACGCTGCACCCCCGGACCTACAACGAGGCCCGTACCATCGGGGAACACTTCCGCGAGGGCACGCCGGTGATCATGAATCTGACCGAGATGGATGACACGGACGCGAAGCGACTTGTCGACTTTGCTGCCGGTTTGGTCTTCGGTCTCCATGGCAGTATCGAGCGGGTGACGCAGAAGGTGTTCCTGTTGTCGCCTGCTAACGTCGATGTCACGGCGGAGGACAAGGCCCGCATCGCAGAGGGCGGGTTCTTCAACCAGAGCTGA
- a CDS encoding YggT family protein, which yields MSVVGQVLYIALMCFLIVLIFRLVMDYVFQFARSWQPGKAMVVVLEATYTVTDPPLKLLRRFIPPLRLGGVALDLSFFVLMIIVYILISVVSRL from the coding sequence ATGAGCGTGGTCGGGCAGGTTCTCTACATCGCGCTGATGTGTTTCCTCATCGTGCTGATCTTCCGGTTGGTCATGGACTACGTCTTCCAGTTCGCCCGCTCATGGCAACCCGGCAAGGCGATGGTGGTCGTTCTCGAGGCCACCTACACTGTCACGGATCCACCGCTCAAGCTTCTGCGGCGGTTCATTCCACCGCTGCGTCTCGGGGGCGTGGCGCTCGACCTGTCCTTCTTCGTGCTGATGATCATCGTCTACATCCTGATCTCCGTCGTGAGCCGGCTGTGA